From Bacteroidota bacterium, one genomic window encodes:
- a CDS encoding sulfatase-like hydrolase/transferase translates to MKKGTLHVMCFLLFFAALPAISQTTTSPNIILIVSDDLNDYIEPLNGHPQVQTPAMNTLAERGMTFFNGYCNAPVCGPSRTSFMSGKDMQYTQVYRNGDYIKNFRENFSEATNNAEVYTLPEYLKNAGNYYTYGIDKVYHGGNMSDFDKSTNNPCEKELSWSKVVNEKDDNALKIYETESDLGFSGYNFGKLPNEVENLMKDTKGVDRAIEFIDQWADGEIPTCGGQFFLAVGIAKPHLDLFVPEKYFPPYYLDDIYTTPFVYPYNNPPGSSPANGLIMPPQPEVRWEDYFNLGSLSRQMATTHKNIEHTINEYAESVSPLPEINSELTEEERQEIIAESWRANAVMAYIAAVQYMDAQVGRLLDALDTHPAIKENSIIIFVGDNGFSFGEKYHWLKRSLWEQDIRVPMIIVDPSAPGNRVSYHAVSLLDLYPTICDYAGIPHPTFSDGTQYLDGHSMFPILQNENANVEWPALVTIKMEQGKEASCFPQYTVRTERFSYIRNQSNNATIDSGDPCDWANSIREEQLYDVGKFRETDQYEWNNLIDSAGYEKVIAYLDNFLPDSSMYLQQPLKIEILNRGVACLITHDATIEMKVQVFDTSGNILKGAALSNYTLEWSNSITSDISYGNNYNFNMSTIPNAIYNNGSALFIYISVIENSTGKQMGFDTKTFYFNPINRPVASFNRLHK, encoded by the coding sequence ATGAAAAAGGGAACATTACACGTAATGTGTTTTTTGTTGTTTTTTGCAGCATTACCTGCAATAAGTCAAACAACCACATCACCTAATATTATATTAATAGTGAGTGATGATTTAAATGATTATATAGAGCCGCTGAATGGGCATCCACAAGTGCAAACTCCTGCAATGAATACATTAGCAGAAAGAGGCATGACATTTTTTAATGGATATTGCAATGCACCTGTTTGCGGACCATCCCGCACAAGTTTTATGAGTGGTAAGGATATGCAATATACGCAGGTGTATAGAAACGGCGATTATATAAAAAATTTTAGAGAGAATTTTTCTGAGGCAACTAATAATGCAGAAGTTTATACCCTGCCGGAGTATTTAAAAAATGCCGGGAATTATTATACTTATGGTATAGATAAGGTATATCATGGAGGCAACATGTCGGACTTTGATAAATCAACAAACAATCCATGTGAAAAAGAATTATCATGGAGTAAAGTGGTAAATGAAAAAGATGATAATGCTTTAAAAATATATGAAACAGAATCTGATCTTGGTTTCAGTGGTTATAATTTTGGAAAGTTGCCAAATGAAGTTGAAAATTTAATGAAAGATACTAAGGGTGTTGATAGAGCAATTGAATTTATTGATCAATGGGCTGATGGTGAAATTCCTACATGTGGAGGTCAGTTTTTTCTTGCTGTAGGAATTGCAAAACCCCATTTGGATTTGTTTGTGCCGGAGAAATATTTTCCACCCTATTATTTAGATGATATTTATACAACACCTTTTGTTTATCCCTATAATAATCCGCCGGGTTCAAGTCCTGCAAATGGATTGATAATGCCACCACAACCGGAAGTGCGTTGGGAAGATTATTTTAATTTGGGAAGTCTGAGCAGACAAATGGCTACCACTCATAAAAATATTGAACATACTATTAATGAATATGCAGAATCAGTTTCACCACTTCCTGAAATTAATTCGGAATTAACAGAAGAAGAACGACAGGAAATAATTGCGGAATCATGGAGAGCAAATGCGGTGATGGCATACATTGCGGCGGTTCAATATATGGATGCTCAGGTGGGGAGATTATTAGATGCGTTGGATACACATCCGGCAATAAAAGAAAATAGTATAATAATTTTTGTGGGTGATAATGGTTTTTCTTTTGGTGAAAAATATCATTGGTTAAAACGCAGTTTATGGGAGCAAGATATTCGTGTACCAATGATAATTGTTGATCCATCTGCGCCGGGTAACAGAGTTTCATATCATGCAGTGAGTCTTCTCGATTTATATCCTACAATTTGCGATTATGCAGGAATTCCTCATCCAACTTTTTCGGATGGTACGCAATATCTTGATGGACATTCCATGTTTCCGATATTGCAAAATGAAAATGCAAATGTAGAATGGCCAGCGTTGGTTACAATTAAAATGGAACAGGGAAAAGAAGCAAGTTGCTTTCCTCAATATACTGTGCGCACCGAAAGATTTAGTTATATACGAAACCAAAGTAATAACGCAACAATTGATTCCGGCGATCCATGTGATTGGGCAAATTCTATAAGAGAAGAACAACTCTATGATGTAGGTAAATTCAGAGAAACCGACCAGTATGAATGGAATAATTTAATTGATAGTGCAGGCTATGAAAAAGTTATAGCATATCTGGATAATTTTTTACCCGATAGCAGCATGTATTTGCAACAACCACTTAAAATAGAAATATTAAACAGAGGTGTGGCATGCTTGATAACACACGACGCAACTATTGAAATGAAAGTTCAGGTGTTTGATACTTCAGGCAATATATTGAAAGGTGCTGCACTTAGCAACTATACTTTAGAATGGTCTAATAGTATTACTTCTGATATCTCTTACGGTAATAATTATAATTTTAATATGTCAACAATACCTAATGCAATTTATAACAATGGCAGTGCATTATTTATTTATATTTCTGTGATTGAAAATTCAACAGGTAAACAAATGGGGTTTGATACAAAAACTTTTTATTTCAATCCAATCAACAGACCTGTCGCATCTTTTAATCGCTTACATAAATGA